TACCTCTTGTGCGTGGCCGGGTTCAATCTCGGCCTGCTGATGCGCCAGTTGATAGGTTTCGGGACCCCGAAGGGGTATTTTTACCTCAATTCAGCGCAAATTGTTATTATTGTTTGGGGACGGATGGTCGTTTCGATGATTTTGGTTGAGATGAAGAGCGAGACTGGCGAAGAATTCGTCGGAACTCAGATTACCGTCGAGCTGTGTTGATCATGAATAAATCAACGGGCTGCTAAAGCCAGCATTGACCCGTTCGAATTGTATGATGTCGAAGTCCATCCATACGGGCCATAGAACGTACGCACGCCCCTTACGCTTTTCTCATCCCAAATCATTATCGTGCCATCCCAACAGGACGAAGCCAGCGATGTCGTGCCCGGACTGAAAGATACTGATGTGACGAAATCGGCATTTCCGCCGAGCACTCGCATGCCTCCTTTAACTACCACGTTCCAAACTTTTATCGTGCCATCCCACAAATTGCCGGAAACCAGCGTCTCCCCATCCGGACTGAAAGCAACTAGGCGGATAATCGTATCGGTATTATCGTAGAGCGTGCGCAGTGCCTCGCCACTTTTCACATCCCAAATTTTAATCGTGTTATCCGAGCCACTTGAAGCCACCGTCGATCCGTCCGGGCTAAAGAAGATCGATATAACTTTGTGGTCACGAGCCTTGAAAGTGCGCAAGATCTCACCGCTTTTCACTTCCCAGACCGCGATCATTTCACTTCCGTCACTCGAAGCCAGCAACGCACCATCTGAACTAAAGGAGAGTGAATTGACAGCAGAAGTATGACTACTAGGTAAGCATAAGACGTCGCCAGTTTTTACATTTCGAATCGTAATTGTACCATCAAAACCGCCCGAAGCCAGCATTGAAGCGTCCGGGCTGAAAGATGCCGAAGCGATTTCGTTACCATTGCCATGAAATACTTGCATGACCTCGCCGCTTTTCACATCCCAAATCTTCAATGTGTCATCCATGTTGCAAGACGCCAACGTCGTTCCGTCCAGACTGAAGGAAACCGAAATCATGCATGAGCCGTGGCCGCCGAAAGTGCGCAAGGCTTCGCCACTCTCCGCATCCCAAACCCTTATCGTTTCATTGCAACTGGCAGTAGCTAGCATTGATCCATCCGAACTCAAGGAAACCGCAATGATACCTTCACCATTGTTATCGAGCGTGTGCGATGCACTACCTCTCTTCATATCCCAGACTTTTACAGAGCCATCATGGCTGCCCGAAGCCATTTTCTTCCCATCCTGACTGAAAGATACAGAAGCGACGGTATTACCATGGCCACTGAGTTTGTGCATAGCCTCTCCGCTTTTTACATCCCAAAATTTTATCCTACGGTCTTTGCTGGCCGAAACCACCGTCGTACCATCCGGGCTGAAGGCCACACAAGCAACATTATGGTCATGACCACTGAACTTGTACAATATTTCGCCGCTTTTCACGTTCCAAATTGTTGTCGTCTTCCACCCAGCTGAAGCCAGCGTTGTCCCATTCGGACAAAAGGAGACCGAGTAGACATTATCATTAGGCACTCCATTATAACCACTGAGCGTGTGCACCTTCTCGCCACTGTTCACATCCCAAATCGTTATTGTTTGATCCTCGCTGCCTGAGGCCAACGTCGATCCGTCCGGACTGAAAGATACAGAGTAGATATATTTATTACTATTGAGAGTGCGCACAACTTTTGGATTTTTTACATCCCAAAGCTTTATTGTGTTATCCTTACTACCGGATGCCAGCATCAAACTATCCGACCTGAAAGATATTGAAGTAACACTAAAAGTATGACCCTCGAGCGTATGAATCGCCTTAGCACTGTTCAAGTCCCAAAGTATTACCGTATTATCTTCGCTTCCAGAGGCCAATATTTCCCCGTCCGGACTGAATGCTACAGAAGTGACAGTATCAGAGTGGCCACAAAGCTTTCTTATAATTTCACCACTCTTTACATCCCAAACATTTATATTGTTATCATCGCTGCCAGAAACAAGTATCGAGCTATCTTTATTGAAAGCTACTGAAGTGACTCGACCATTATGTCCTTTTAAAGTGCGCAATAGATCGCCGTTATGATTATTCCAAATTTTTATTGTATTATCATCACTTCCAGACGCTAACATGAGGCCGTCATGGCTAAATGTTATTGAATTAACACCCGAGCTATGACCAATTTGTAAAAAAATTTCTGATTGATTAAACATGCTTTTATACACAATTATAATAAATATTACAGCAAAAGATATAATTAACGTAATTCTAGTCATACATTTACCCCTTAAATACATTAAAATAATTTTTTAAAAAAAATTTAAAAACACATAAAAGTTCTAAATATGTAAATTATATAAAAAATATAATAATAGTTTTTAAAATCAAAATATTGCTGATATTTTGAATTGAACAATGAAATCAAAATGAGTGCATAGATAAATGAAAAAAATAAACATTAGAAACATTATTGAAAAAGTGACATTTCCTACAGCACCTCCTGCTAGACAATATCCTTGAACGGAAAAATTATTAGAGTTTTCATCATGAGAAGTTCTCTTGGATCTGGGTGATGTCGCTCTCCGAAAAATCTTCGGCCGTAACGTCTCGCTGCAGCGCGACATCGATGAAGCACTGTGCTGAAGAGAAGAGTTCCATGTCTTTATTGAACATGTGGAAGACGGTCGAGGGCAGTACGATGGAGTAGTCGCCAGGTCCTGGCGCTTTTCGAGCCAGTCCTTCACGTGCAGCAGGATCTTGCCCACATCGAACTCGAGAACGGTCTTCAAGAGTCCATCCACTGCGTAGTCCTGAGGCTCCTGGTCCAGTTGGCCTCCGTTCAGGCTGCTGATTGGCCCATGGCCGAAGAGTCTGGGAACGCGCACTCCGACGCCGGCTGAAGCCGGACCCAGCATGGCCGCGCGGAAGCAACGCTTGGTGACCCGCAGGCGTTTGCCGTCGTATCCTATGTTGGATTGTGAACTGAGTTCTCGGACAGGAAGGCTGACAGGCAGAAACATGGCTTATTGTTCCTCTCTGATCTTCACGCCCACAGCCGCAAGTTCAGCCCTAAGCTCCGGCAGAGCCTCTCGGGCCTTGTCGTAGAGAGCCTGCTGGGCCGCTTTTTCCTCGGCTTGCCGGGCCTTGAACTCGTCGTAGGCGATCTTGCTTTCCTTGAATGCGGCTTCGTATTCGGCCTGGGTCATGCAGGGGGCGAAGTTGATTTTGGGGATGCCTTTGAGGTATTTTTGGGCGTGAAATTCGGCCGCTGCGCCAGCTTCAGATTTTTTTTTATCTTTCAGATATTCCCCATCAGTCTCCATCCGGGCCATCAATGCCACATAGAAAAAAGCCTTTTTGCAGCCCCGCTCCGTCACGACATGGGTTCCGAAATCAGTATTCTCTCCGTCCTCCATGATGAGTGATAGCCAGGCGGCTGCATTAGAGTAACCAAACCGCGCAGCCCGGTCCCAATAGTACAGGACCATGCGACTAGCTTCCTCCATAGTTCGGTTAGCCCGCACCTTTGCGTAGGTCCGACCGACGAAAGCATTGGCCCAGGCATCCCCCAATTCCGCGGCGCGCACCGTCCAGTACCACTTTTCTCGTTCCCCTTTTGCGATATAGTCCGGCATGGGGTGATTCAGTTCCTGGCCTGGAGGTGGGGTGAAGTCGTCCCCCCTGGGAACATGGCCGCTGGCGAAGAGCATGGATTTGCGATTGCCGGCCAGGGCGCTTTTGCGGAAATGCTTCGGGGCGTTCAGGTATACGGGATCATGGCTCAGAGGCGGCAAACCGGAGAGCCAGTGCAGGTAGAACACGCCCAGGAGCCAGTGGCCTTCGGCATCACCCAGGTGCCGGATCAGCCACGGCTCGATGGGGGTGACGTCAATGCCTTCGGAGAACTCCGGGTCCACGTGCGGCAGGACAGAGGCCATGGCCAGAGCGTGGATGTCGCCTTGGAGGCCATTGGTAAGGAGTCCGGTGAACAGATATTGTTTTTCCGAAGCGTCCATGAATTTTCCGCCAGGACGGAATAGCGACATTTTGTAGGCCGCACGTACGATGCCGACTTCTGAGGACAGTTCCTCGTCTGTTGGACCGGAAGCTTCTTCATAAAAGAATTTTGCCTCCTCAGCCGCCGTGGGCATGGCAACGGCGGGAAGCATGGCCAGCCAAAACAGTGTGGAAAATATGCATAATACGTATTTCATTTTCATCCCACCTTGCTCGTATTACAAAGCGATGCCGACGATATCTTTCTCGGAAAAGTCCGGTTCGTTAAGGTCCCTCTGCAGGGTGACCGTCATGGGGGAAGCCTTTTGACTTGGCAAAAAGGTCCATGTCCGCGCTGCACATGTGAAACACTGCGGCTGATGGCTCGATGGAATAGTGAAGTTTGCGATGGTCGTAAGGGTTGACCACGGGGGTGCCCAGTATGTCTTTGGCTTGCAGCAGGATCTTGCTCACATCGAATTCCAGCACGCTTTCCAGCATGCCGTCTTTTTCCTGCTCTATGGGCGCCTGCGCGAGTTGGCCTCCGTCCAGGCTGCTGATTGGTCCATGACCGAAGAGCCTGGGAACGCGCACTCCGACGCCGGCTGAAGCCGGACCCAGCATGGCCGCGCGGAAGCAACGCGTGGTGACCCGCAGGCGTTTGCCATCGAACCCTATGTTGGATTGTGAACTGAGTTCTCGGACAGGAAGGCTGACAGGCAGAAACATGGCTTATTGCCCCTCCCCGATTTTCACGCCCACAGCCGCAAGTTCCGCCCTAAGCTCAGGCAGGGCTTCTCGAGCCTTGTCGTAGAGGGCCTGCTGGGCCGCTTTTTCCTCGGCTTGCCGGGCTTTGAACTCGTCGTAGGCGATCTTGCTTTCTTTGAGGGCGGCTTCGTATTGGGACTGGGTCATGCAGGGGGCGAAGTTGATTTTGGGGATGCCTTTGAGGAATTTTTTGGCATGAAATTCGGCAGCTGCGCCAGCTTTAGATTTTTTTTTATCCTTCAGATATCCGCCGTCAGTCTCCATACGAGCCAGCAGCGCCGAATAGAAAAATGCTTTTTTGCAGTCTTGCTTGGTCACGATCTTTGTCCCGGAATCAGTATTCTCCCCATCGTCCAGAATGAGCGTTAACCACGCGGCTGTATCAGAGAAACCAAACCGAGCCGCCCGGTCCCAATAGTACAGGACCATGCGGCTGGTCTCCTCCACTGGCCAACCGGGCTGAACATGCGCATACTTGTTGCCGACGAAATAATTTGCCCAGGCATCCCCCAATTCCGCAGCCCGCACCTTCCAGTACCAGTTCTCCCGGTCGCCTTTAGCGATAAAGTCTGCCATGGGGTGCTCCAGTTCCTGCCCCGGGGGAGGGGTGAAATCGTCTCCCTTGGGTGCGTAATCGCTGGTGAAGAGCATGGACTTGCGGTTCCCGGCCAGGGCGCTTTTGCGGAAATGATCCGGGGCGTTCATGTACACGGGGGCGTGACTCAGGGGCGGCGAGCCGGAGAGCCAGTGCAGGTAGAATACTCCCAGGAGCCAGTGGCCTTCGGCCTCGCCCAGATGACGGATGAGCCACGGCCCGATGGGCGAGACGTCATGGCCTGCGGAAAATTCCGGGTCCACGTGCGGCAGGACAGAGGCCATGGCCAGGGCGTGGATGTCCCCCTGGAGGCCCTTATTGAGGAGTTCATTGAACACGTATTGTTTTTCCGAGGCGTCCATGGACTTCCCGCCAAGACGGAAGAGCGACGTTGTGTAAGCCGCGCGCACAACTATGACTTCCGAAGACAGTTCCTTGTCCGTGGGCCCCGAGACAATGACGTCATAGAAATACTTGGCCTCCTCGGCTGGCGTGGCAAAGGCTACAGCCGGGAGGAGGGCCAGGCTTAATAGCACGGAAACAAGGCATAAATGATGTTTCATAATTTTGTCCCGCATGGTTGAGATCAAGAGGGTATCAGGCCAGAAGGCTCGCTTTCGTGATGCTGACGATATCCTGCTCGGAGAAGTCCGGCTCAAGGATGTCTCGTTTCGAAATGACCTGCCAGGTTCCATTGTATTCCGTGAAAAGTTCCATGTCCGCGCTGTGCATGTGCAACACCGCAGTTGAGAGTTTCAGGAGATATCGATACCTGCCCCAGTCGACTTCCGCTTTTCTGCCTGTGGGGAGGTGTATGGCGTCTTTGGCCTGCAGGAGGATCTTGATTATGTCGAATTCGAGAACGCATTCCAGCATGCCGTCCCGTTCCTGCTCTTCAGGCTCCCGCGCGAGTTGTCCGCCGTCCAGGCTAAACGTCCCATTCCTGCTCACCCCAACCCCAGCCGAAGCCGGACCGAGCATGGCCAGGCGGATGCAACGCGTGGTGACGCGCAGGCGCTTGCCTACGACGTCGACGCTGATCTGCGGGCTGAACAGTTCGGTCACTTTTTCGTGCATGTTCTTGAAGAAGTCGAACCAGTCCTCCTCGGCAAAGGGCGATTTGAGCTTGTGGATGGGGTACGCATCCAGTTTGGCGCCCGTGGCCCAGTAATTGTTCGTGGCGGCCGATTCCAGAACCCCGTCCTGAAGCACCGCCGCCGCGACGGAGAGAGCGACGACGAGGATGAAGCCTCCCCAGCCCAGGTAGGGCAAGGCAAACAGGGAAGCTGCGGATGCGGCGGTAAAAAGGGCCGCGTCGTAGTCACGGTCCTTGTACAACTTACAGAAGTCGATGAAGGTCACGATTTGGGCGATACCTATTGTTGTCACCTGGCAGGCGGAAGACGTGAACAGCCTGACCAGCAAGGTGCTGGTGGAGCGCGCTAACCTGCGGGCCAAGGCCCACTGTATGAGCGCCAGGCTGTCCGTGAATGCGGAAAGGAGATCACGCACAAAGGGCACGGGGGCCCTGCGAGCAGAGCGCAGTTCCGCGGGCAGGCGGTGAACGGCCATGATCAGGTTGACGGCGCTGAAGACGCCGTCCAGGGCATTGACGGCTCGACCCAGACGGGTGGTAAAACGGTGGCGGATTTCGGCGCGCTGGAGCGCTGTCTCTGCATTGTACCATCCGATACGGGCCTCACCAACTTCAACATCCGCAACCCCATATTGCGCGAAACTCTGCAGCCAACTCAATCTCCTCTTCTCCACCTCGGCCTGCAGGGCCTGTTCCAGCTTTTTCGCGGCCTCCTCGGCTTCTATGCCTTGCGCCAGACGTTCGCGCAGATCGTCCAGCCGTGTCTGCAGGTCCACAACCTCCCCTACGTGGGCGACGCGCAGGTCCGTAACGCTCATGGACACGCCCATAGCGCCGCAGTTGATTTGATATTTCTGAATAAAGAGGATGCGTTCGCCGTCGAATTCGATCCTGGCAGCATTATGCTCAGAAACAATATCCACCATCGACTTGCCAGTCCCCAAGGGATCGTGCCGGATTTCCACATCCTGTACGGTGACCCACTCCATGTTCTTCTGTGCCTTGGCCAGATCGGCCTCGGCCGCAAGAACTGCGTCTTCCAAGCCGTACGTGCTCCCGGCCCTGCGTGCGGCATGGTGTTTCTCAATGGTCCTGTTCAGATTGTCCTGGGCCTCGGCCAGGGCACGCTCGCTTTTCGCAAGCTGCTCACTGCTTTGCGCCAGCCTGCGCTGAGCGTCCCGCTTGAGCTGTTGCGCTGTATCAAATTTCGCCTTTGCCGCCTCGAATTTTTCCAGCTCCTCCTTCTGGAAGGCTTCCATGGGCACGGCAAGCGCCTCGGTGCCGGTGCTCAGGATGCCTAGGGCCCGCTCCGCGTCGGAGTCCTCCCTGACTTCCTCAAGGCCTGGTACGGGAGCGTACTCGCTTTTGTTCATCCATGTCTCGGCCAGAAAGAACCCCCGACCCAGAGTGTTGGTCGGCGCGGCCGCAGGCAGGCCGAGGCGTTTGTTGAAGGCGGAGATGAGCGGCAGAACGCTCTGGAGCGTCTCCTTTTTCTTGGCCCGCTCCGTTAGGTAATGCGTCAGGCTGGTTAGGATAAGTCCGTATTCGCTGCCGGGCACGCCCCCTTCGCTCACCGTCCGCTGGAACAAGTCCGCAAATGGCGCGCCCTGGGCAAGCATGGTATCCAGGGCGGGAAAAATCTGCGGCCTGGATGCGATATTGTGAAAAGCCCCGGCCAGGATGGCCAGGCGGGCCACGGTCAGGGGATCGGCCGGGATTTCGTCGCTGTCGAAGGCTGTGGCCGGGTCGATGGGTGATGGCGAATTCTGATCGTCGCTCAGGAAGAAATTTTCGAGCTGGAACTGGAAGGAGTAGACGGGTCTCGTGTCCTGCATGAGGGCCTGCCACGTGCCGGTGATGAGTTTCAGACGGTCTTCCAGGGCGTTGAGCGCTTTCGTGTGTTTCTCTTTGAACGCGTTGTATGGAGCGAGACTCGAGCTGTTCTTTCTCCCTTCCGACTCCTCATACAGCCTGGTCAGTTCCCCCGAAACGATCATGGGTTCGTGCCAGCGAGCGTACAGGGATAAATCCTCCAACCCCGCGCTATACGCCGTAACCATGTCGTAGATCATGCCAACGGGGTCGACCAGGCAGGCCACGTGGGTGTCGTGGTGTGTCGTGGGCTGGTCGGCATCATCGGAGGACGTGGCCAAGGACTTCTGATAGAAGGGCGTGGCCGAGGCGTCCCAGCGTTGTCGCGCCGAGAGTCTGTCGCACAGATCACGCGGCGACCATTCCTTGTCTTTCTCAGGCTGGGGCCGCTCGAAGAGTTTCACTCCCAAATTCTCCTGGCGCAGCCGCAGCAGGCCGCCGGGGTTTTTGGCGTATTCCTCCACGTGCAGGGGCAGGTCGTCGGCGTGAAAGCAGGTTGAGGATGCTTCATAGGAGTACTGGCGCAGTCCGGGGTTCACCGCCTTGCCAAGGGTCACGAGCTGCATCTGCCCGAACGGGTCGGCCGCGAGATTTTTGCGCATTTCCTTCCAGATTTCGCGGGTGCGGTCGTTGGGCCATTCCTCCTCGGATTCGGGGATGCGGATGAAGAGCATGTAGAACTGCTTTACCTTCCCCGGTACGATGATGGCGTCGTCGGTGCATCCCAGAACGTCCGCATACGTGTTGCCGACAGCGCTCAACCGGCCGTTTTTCACCCTGTAGACCGCGATCTTGTCTTCGGAGAGCTGCGTGCTCCACGTGGCGAAAATGTACCCGCTGTCCAGGGTGCGCAAGGTGTAGCGGTGGTTGACGGCAGGCAGCCTCGCGCCCGGCTTGAAGGCCTTCGAAACGTTGTCCGGGATGGTGCAGTCCGTGTGCGTGCACAGCGCGAAGCGTACGGGGATGACGCGTCTGAACCTGCATTTGAGTATCAGGTCGGGCTTTTCTCTCATGGGGGCGGGTTTTGCGGGAGATTGCGACATCAGATGTTCCTCGTGTGTGCGGGAGTTGCCTGGCAGTGCAGGAGTGCGTCCATGTCCGTGGTTCGGCGCTCCGTCTTGAGCCGCCGCGCCTCGAAAAGGTCCTGCTGGTCTGTGATTCCATATTTCGCTTCCAGTGCGCGCAGTTCGGCCTGTGCGGCCTCGCGCTCCTCCTGGCTCACGGCGGCGTGGGATTGCCTTGGGAAGATGCGGACGTCGCATCCGTGCTTGTTCGTCGAGATAGTATCCACGGTCTGGCGGACGCCACCGCGCAGAGTCGCAATGTGCCAGTCGAGCAGCCTGGTTTCCCGAACTTCATGCAAGGCCTCCATGAAGGCGAAGGGTAAGGTTTCGTTCCATCGGACATTTCGTTCCGGGATATCGCAGACGGTCCACGCGTCCATGCAATCCGCGACATGGCCGTGCATGAGTACAGAAGAAAAACCCTGTACCACGAACGGGAAGATCGATCCTTCTGAAAGCATCATGCAGTCGCACAGGACCTGTGGATCGTGCCACCTGCACAGCACGTGACTGTCAACTTCGTTCTTCAGGAACAGTCTGCCCGCAAACAGTTTTGCCGCGGACTCGGTGTCATGATTGCTTGCGAGAAAGAGGCCGAGGCGGGAAAAGCGATCCTCCGAAAGGAACCAGGAGACAATCGGGCTGGACGACGTCACCCGGACCAGCATGGGGCTGACCGGAAGCGCTTCACGCAGGGCGGGGATGAAGGCAAAAAGAGGCGCATAATCAGGAGCCTCTTCCAGTTCGTGCAGGGCCTGCTGGGCATTGTCTTGTGAGGCCCCTTCAAGGATCAGGAAGGGCTGGAGACCGCGTTCCGCTTGAATCCTGAACCAGTCTGTAGGTACAGTGCTCATGCGTCTTCTCCTTCAACGAAGGGTTCACGGTGGTCGGCAGCATTGCGCAGGCATTGCATGCACGGCGCAGGCGGGACGGCCGGTACTTCAGAGATCAGCGGCAGAAGCGGCCTCGCCCCCGTCCCCGAACCCGGTCCGCCTCCGGCGTTCATCTTCACGTTCTTGCCGACGATGGTGACCCCGGAGGCGTTGAGTTTGACGAAGTTGCCGCCGACCTTGAGGGTCAGTTCGCTTCCGGCCTCCAGCACGGTCTTGACGCCTGATCTGGCGTGGACCTCGCCTCCTGTGCGCAGCAGCCATTTTTGGCCGATGCTGCCGTGGCTGCTGCCCCTGACCGTCAGGTGGTCGTCCGAGAGCAGTTCGACTTTACGGTCTTTTTCCACTGTCTGCTGGTCCTCGCCTTTCACCAGCGAGTAGGAAAAATTGTCGATGGTGCGGTGCTGGTCGCGCAGGATGTGTTCCTTCCAGTCATTCTTGACGTGGACGTTCACGTCCTTTTCGGCGTGGGCGTAGATTTCTTCCTGGCCCTTTTTGTCTTCGACCCGCAGCTCGTTGAAGCCTCCGCCGCCCGGCGAGGACAGGGATTTAAGAACCGTGCGCGTCTTGTTTTCGGGCAGCTGGTAGGGGACCGGGTTGGCGGCGTTGTAGACCCGGCCGGTAATAATGGGCCGGTCCGGATTGCCCTCAAGGAAAGAGACGATGACCTCCTGCCCGATTCTGGGGATGGCCATGGTGCCGTACTGTCCGCCTGCCCAGCCCTGGGAGACGCGAATCCAGCAGGTCGTTTTTTCGTTGTGGGCACCCTTCCTGTCCCAGTGGAACTGGACCTTCACGCGGCCGTATTTGTCCGGGAAGATTTCCTCGCCCTCCGGGCCGGTCACGATGGCCGTCTGTCTGCCCAAGATGCGCCTCTTGCGATGCTCCGACATGGGCACGAAGCGCGTCGTGTTCAAGATCGCCTGAACATGGGCCGCGTATGTCATGCCCCGGTCGGGAGCCTCGTGCTCCAGCACCTGCGGTTGCTCGCCCCGGTGTTCGACGCGCACGATCCACCAGTTTGCATTCATGTCCCGGCGATCATGACCGTGGAGTTCAAAGGTGAACCCGGGGATCATCCGCGACACGTCGGTTTTGGCGTCGATGCGGCGGCTTTGGCCCATGTGCCTGAGCATCTCGATGTCGGCGTAGCGTTTGCCTTCCTTTTGCTGCCGGTAGAGATGCGGATAACGGTACTGCTCAAGCATCATGCCCACCGGAACCGGTGCCTTGCGGGCGTCCGTCTCGGACTGGGCGGCCGTAAGGTCGAGGCGCGTCTTCTGGAAGTTCCATTCCCTGAAGGTGGCGGAGTCGGTGCCGATGGCCTGGCTGAGCTCGATCGATTTTACGGTGGCGGCGTCCGTTACCGTGCCTGCGCCGGGATGGAAGCGCAGCGTGCTCTCGCCCGCTATCAAGGGGCCGCCCTCTCGGTCCGAAAAGTAGAGCACATGCCGGTCCTTGGAATGCTCGAAATAGAAGTAGATGCCTTCCTCCTCGCACAGCCGGGAGATGAAGTGCAGCGCGGTTTCGCCGTATTGCACGCAGTATTCGCGGGGTGCGTAGTCAAAGAAGCACTTGAAGGCGTACGAATCCCCGGTGAAGTTCTGTTCTTTGAGGACCTGCTCGATGATTTGCGGCACGCTCATGTTTTGGAAGATGCGGTGGTCCGTGGTCAGTCCCAGGAACCAAAGGCGGGGGACAAGCAGGCAGCGGTAATGGGTGTGATACTTGGTTGAATGCAGCTGTGACAGGTCGCGGATGATGCCATGCACATGACGGACTCCGCCGCTTTTGTCGGCGATGCCGAGACAGGCTGGCTTGCGCAGAAGCTCCGCGAAATCGACGCGCGTTGAATCGTGAACGAGCTCGATTTCATACTCGTAGGGTTTGTGGACTTCCTCGGTGCCGGAAAAGGCGTAGACCCGAAAGTCCGTTTCGTCCGGGCTTTCGAACGTGAACCACTGTGTGTCGGCTGGCGGATGCGGCATGGAATCTCCCTGTCCGCAGTTTGGCTGGCGGACGTTTTCTATCCATGATGCCAGCTAGTTCCAGCTCGCGCATTGGGGAGGATGTGTAATTTCAGGAGAATTGTCTGGGGATCGGGAGGGGGTATGCGATGGGTTTGCGAAGACTCGGATGAGAAATGAAACCTGGGACCGCAGGGGGCGAAAAAAAACCGCTGGCTCGCGCCCGCGGTTTTTTCATGCGTCTTAAAAATGCCGACGGGGTTACTGGAAGAGCGCGCCCTGGCTGGCGAAGAAAACCTGCGAGGTTCCGGCCGCGCCCAGCGTGTTTTTTTCCGCCGTCAGCTCCATGCGGTAACCGAAAGAGATGTACAGCGGGCCGGATGAGCCCAGTGATTCGGGAGTGAGGTGGAACTCGAAGGGCACGCCCTTTTCGTGGTCCAGGCTGGTGGGCAGATAGAGGCGCAGGTCCTTGGCCAGGACGCGGCTCTGGTCGTCGCTGAGGTAGATCTGCATCCACAGGTCCTGGATCCAGGTCGCCCATTCGGGGATGGCGCCGGCCACGGGAATGGCCGTGCCGGATACGATCAGCCTGTTGTCCTCCAGGCGGCTCGTGTAGTTGAATTCCCAGTAGCGCATGACAAGAGTCTCCTGCTGACCGAGGGTCCAGGGGTTCTTGTCCAGATGCACGACGCTCAGATGCGCGCACCCTGTAAGCAGTAAAACCGCAATCACAAGCGACAATATCAGACGTGGACGCATGCTCGTCTCCTTGCATTTCATCGTGATCATCACAATTTGGGACTGCCCTGCACTATCATCTCGGCCAGGGTCAGATCAACCCGGGGCAGGGCGCGGATTTGCCGGGGGCCGACGAACTGCACTTCGAGCTCCATGAGTCTGGTATACAGTGCCGTGCGGTCCAGGACAGGAAAGGAGTCCGTCCCGGCGCACAGCTCCTGGCTGCGGAAACAGCCGGGAAAATCGATGGCGCGGCCATCGGGGTAGCGAAGCCTGTTGGGCACGCCGTGCAGCCTGCAAATCATCAGCCGGTGGGCGTAGACGCCGCAGCGCCCGTCGTCGTTCAGCGGACACATGATCGACGGGCGTTCGCCCCGGGACAGGGCGTCCGTGGCCTCGCGCACATAGGCGCGCGCCCGCTCCTCGTAAGCGGCCCGGCGGTCGGCAGGCAGCTCCCGAAGGCCGTGCAGCAGATAGGCCCACTCGATTCGGGTGTGGTGCTGAAAGAAACTGGTGCAGCAGTTCTGCGGGCAACCGTCGCAGCTCAGGCCCAGGGTCTGTGCGTGGGCGGAGTAGCTGGTCTGCATGTCCGTATAGAGGGCGGCCAGTTTCCGAAAAGCCTGGGCGGGAAGTATTTTCTTGATCATGGCTCATCCTGTGTGGTTCGGGATAGTCCAAGGGTGATGGCGGAGCAGGTCTGATCGGGGGTCGCTCCGTCGGTGTTCACCGTCAGCTGGGCGAAGCGTGCATACAGGGGGGCGCGCTCGTCGTAAAGATCTTTGAGGGTCTGGCCGGGCCCGATGGCCAGTCCTCTTGAGCTCGGATTGGTCAGCCTGCGGGATATGCTC
The Desulfomicrobium apsheronum genome window above contains:
- a CDS encoding WD40 repeat domain-containing protein, producing MTRITLIISFAVIFIIIVYKSMFNQSEIFLQIGHSSGVNSITFSHDGLMLASGSDDNTIKIWNNHNGDLLRTLKGHNGRVTSVAFNKDSSILVSGSDDNNINVWDVKSGEIIRKLCGHSDTVTSVAFSPDGEILASGSEDNTVILWDLNSAKAIHTLEGHTFSVTSISFRSDSLMLASGSKDNTIKLWDVKNPKVVRTLNSNKYIYSVSFSPDGSTLASGSEDQTITIWDVNSGEKVHTLSGYNGVPNDNVYSVSFCPNGTTLASAGWKTTTIWNVKSGEILYKFSGHDHNVACVAFSPDGTTVVSASKDRRIKFWDVKSGEAMHKLSGHGNTVASVSFSQDGKKMASGSHDGSVKVWDMKRGSASHTLDNNGEGIIAVSLSSDGSMLATASCNETIRVWDAESGEALRTFGGHGSCMISVSFSLDGTTLASCNMDDTLKIWDVKSGEVMQVFHGNGNEIASASFSPDASMLASGGFDGTITIRNVKTGDVLCLPSSHTSAVNSLSFSSDGALLASSDGSEMIAVWEVKSGEILRTFKARDHKVISIFFSPDGSTVASSGSDNTIKIWDVKSGEALRTLYDNTDTIIRLVAFSPDGETLVSGNLWDGTIKVWNVVVKGGMRVLGGNADFVTSVSFSPGTTSLASSCWDGTIMIWDEKSVRGVRTFYGPYGWTSTSYNSNGSMLALAAR
- a CDS encoding DUF4123 domain-containing protein; protein product: MSTVPTDWFRIQAERGLQPFLILEGASQDNAQQALHELEEAPDYAPLFAFIPALREALPVSPMLVRVTSSSPIVSWFLSEDRFSRLGLFLASNHDTESAAKLFAGRLFLKNEVDSHVLCRWHDPQVLCDCMMLSEGSIFPFVVQGFSSVLMHGHVADCMDAWTVCDIPERNVRWNETLPFAFMEALHEVRETRLLDWHIATLRGGVRQTVDTISTNKHGCDVRIFPRQSHAAVSQEEREAAQAELRALEAKYGITDQQDLFEARRLKTERRTTDMDALLHCQATPAHTRNI
- a CDS encoding type VI secretion system Vgr family protein, with the protein product MPHPPADTQWFTFESPDETDFRVYAFSGTEEVHKPYEYEIELVHDSTRVDFAELLRKPACLGIADKSGGVRHVHGIIRDLSQLHSTKYHTHYRCLLVPRLWFLGLTTDHRIFQNMSVPQIIEQVLKEQNFTGDSYAFKCFFDYAPREYCVQYGETALHFISRLCEEEGIYFYFEHSKDRHVLYFSDREGGPLIAGESTLRFHPGAGTVTDAATVKSIELSQAIGTDSATFREWNFQKTRLDLTAAQSETDARKAPVPVGMMLEQYRYPHLYRQQKEGKRYADIEMLRHMGQSRRIDAKTDVSRMIPGFTFELHGHDRRDMNANWWIVRVEHRGEQPQVLEHEAPDRGMTYAAHVQAILNTTRFVPMSEHRKRRILGRQTAIVTGPEGEEIFPDKYGRVKVQFHWDRKGAHNEKTTCWIRVSQGWAGGQYGTMAIPRIGQEVIVSFLEGNPDRPIITGRVYNAANPVPYQLPENKTRTVLKSLSSPGGGGFNELRVEDKKGQEEIYAHAEKDVNVHVKNDWKEHILRDQHRTIDNFSYSLVKGEDQQTVEKDRKVELLSDDHLTVRGSSHGSIGQKWLLRTGGEVHARSGVKTVLEAGSELTLKVGGNFVKLNASGVTIVGKNVKMNAGGGPGSGTGARPLLPLISEVPAVPPAPCMQCLRNAADHREPFVEGEDA